In Oncorhynchus tshawytscha isolate Ot180627B linkage group LG01, Otsh_v2.0, whole genome shotgun sequence, the genomic stretch TGATTTTTCTCCAGATTAATCAGGAATTCCTGCTTTTCTGACTTTTATCCTCCgttcatatataatagagactaaCCTATCCCCTAGCTAACATTTAGATGTTCCTGCTTTTCTATGTTCTCCTTGTTATGACATTTGTCATAGTCATACATAGCTAATAACTATAATTCCTATTTCAGGGACTTCGGTGACAGAGCAGCGCTACTCCAGAACCAGTACATGCAGTCAGCATGGAAGACCAATACTGGCGTCCTAGTAAGAAGTGTTGCTCCCAAAGAAATATAATGCAATGGAATTTAAGTGGGTACTCTGtgtattggtctgtgtgtgtgtgtgtgtgtgtgtgttgactcttTCTCTCCCCAATAGCCGTGGGAGCTGGATCACTCCATCAGTGCAGAGAACAGAGAAGTGATCGAGAACATGTTGATGGAGGAGCAGTATCCTTCTCATGGACCGTAGACACACCCCGGGTCAGATTggaatgtttgtttgtctgtcttgaTACATGATGTGTTCTAGTCCTTAAGCACTTCTCTAGGTATTATCTGACAGGGAAAGAGATGCCTGAGAGTGTGTGGTCCAACGCtccacctaaccctaaacccaaatTGAAGAGGTTAGTCaggtttccttgtgtgtgtgaaCTCTTCTGGGCGTATTGTGTTATTTCCCCTCTGACGTGATACTGTGACTGCCATGTTGTCCCTAGGTCTCCAGCCAAGTCCTCAGCTTCAGGCTCCTCGACAGCCACTCGCTGGTCTCAGCAGGAGAAGGTGCTGTTTGAGACGGGACTGGTAtgaccctctcctttcctctcctttcctctcctgtctcattgatcttaaatgactccctactttCTATATGCCCTGAACCCGCAGGCTCAGTTTGGCCGTAGATGGACTAAGATCTCCAAGCTGGTAGGCAGCCGGACCGTTTTCCAGGTTAAGAGCTACGCCAGACAGTACTTCAAACACAAGGTAATactgtcctctagtctacaccTCTCCCAGCTCAGCCAACCAGGATATATTAGAGAGACCCTCCAATCTCTGTCCTCTCACCAtttgtctccccctcctctctgcctgcAGGTGAAATCAGAGGGCAATACTACTGCTGTGGCGCCTCCTACAGCTCCGGTGGTGTTAGGCCATGTCCCAGAGACAAGCTCAGCATTCTCCAcctctggcctgtctgtcccCAGCCATCTGTCAGCTCTGACCAACGTTGTCCGGATAGAGAGACTGGGtgacgaagaggaggaagaggtggacatCACTGATGACCTCAGcgatgagggagggagtggaggaggggttggagtgataggagaaaacagaaggattgagggaaagggagaggaccTTCAGGCAGGAGTTCATACTGAGACATGTGAGCCTGGAGCCCCAGAGGAGCTGGACAACCAAGGAGAGACCCACCAGGACCTATCCAACCAGACACTCCCCAGCCTGGGAGAGACTGATCAGGAGCAGCCTAACTGTagccctccatcctccctcacaaccccctccccctgcctAGCAGTGCAGGCACCCAGTGGACAGTGTGAGGGGGGCACTGCTGAGCCCCAGAGGGACCCAGTAGAGTCTGGAGAGGAAACAGGGGGGTCTaggtggacagagacaggggagggggaggagtctgaagaggaagaggaggagcttaAATACCCCGAGCAGGAAGTGGAGCTGGACCCGGCAACcatcacagaggaggagaaacaagcTATCCCAGAATTCTTTGAGGGACGACCATCCAAAACCCCAGGAAGATATCTGAGGATCAGGAACTACATCCTGGAccaatggtacacacacacacacacaaccaatcagAGACATCAAGGTTTAATTTTCAACATgctttttgtgtgtttgtctcaggTTGAAGAGTAAGCCCAGGTACTTGAACAAGACGTCAGTGCGTCCTGGTCTGAAGAACTGTGGAGATGTCAACTGTATCGGCAGAATACACACCTACCTGGAGTTGATAGGAGCCATCAACTTCAACTGTGGTAACTAGGACTCACTTTCCGGTGTGTCATTGATagtctctttctttttctcagtctctctctctgttcctcttacTTATGCAAATTTTTATGATATTTTTTGGTCTGACCCGTCTGTTCTGTCTTCACCCTCCATCCAGACCAGGCGGTGTATAACCGTCCCAGGATGGTGGATCGGTCCAAacccagagacagcagagacGCTCTGGAATACCAACTGGCACAGAGACTACAGAGCATGGTGAGACAACccatgacctctaacctctgaccccctACTGTCCATCAGATCACTCTAGCTGGGCCAAACGGCAACACTTAGCTATGTTAGGTATTTGTCAGGCTTAGGTTTATATgtcatttatttgttttattaaaGGTCCCTATACACTACTGTTGTATTTATATTACAGTTCTATGTCAGGTTCATGATGGCTCTTCATCAGGTGTATGTGAGATGTGTATGACATGCTGTTAATGGGTTGTTGATTGGTTGTGTGTCGTAGCGAACCAGGAAGCGTCGTGTGAGGGACGTGTGGGGGAACTGGCGTGACGCTAAAGACCTGGAGGGACAGACATACGAGCACCTGAGTGCAGAAGAGCTAgccctgaggagagaggagatgagacggCAATCTAAACCCTGTAAAGTCTCCAGGCACAGAAGGTGAGTGGGTGATGTATACTATGAAATACTGTGGTTCCTTATAAATGTGTATTGTAGATGCCGtgttaaagtctctctctctccatcatcaggTTGTTGGATCCGTTCCAGTTGATTCCGTGCCGTGTGTTTGGAGAGGACAGACCAGAGCCCTTCCAGGTGATAGTGTGTGCTGAGGCTCTCCTCGTCATGGACATGGTAAGTACATACATCTACACATATATTTAATAAAGTACTCTCTTCATAAAGAACTGTGTAATAGAGTACTATCTTATCTAATATAGCAACTGTGTttacacatggacacacagagCGAGATATCAGTGTGGGTTCTTTACCAAGGCTTAGGTCTTAGGGCTCAGtgtctttttttgtttgtatttttacCCAGCATGCTCATGTGTCGATGGGAGAGGTTATCGGCCTACTGGGAGGAGCTTACAGCGAGGAGGACAAAGTCCTGAAGGTGATGCCACCaccgtggtggtggtgatgatgataaaGGAAATACTGATAACACTAGTATATCCCGcgtgtgtctctctgtatccgTGTGTGTCTTTGTCCTAGATCTTTGCAGCAGAGCCTTGTAACAGTGTGAGTACAGGTCTGCAGTGTGAGATGGACCCGTTGTCTCAGACTCAGGCCTGTGAGATGCTGTCTAGCCTGGGCTCGGCTGTAGTGGGATGGTACCACTCTCATCCCACCTTCCACCCTAACCCCTCTCTAcgggatatacacacacaggaccagttCCAGGTACatatagctgtgtgtgtgcatgtgactgtgtgtgtgtgcatgtgtgttctgactctgcCACTCCTCTCTCTCAAGAGTTATTTCTCTCGAGGCGGAGCCCCCTTTATTGGGATGATCGTGAGTCCGTTTGACCCCGCTAACCCCTCCCCACGTTCCCAGACCACCTGCCTGATGGTCAGAGAGGACCAAGGACCTACAGGACCACAGAGTacgacacacacacctcttaacATTACCCCTTTTACAACCCATTATCAACCTGGCATA encodes the following:
- the LOC112248800 gene encoding histone H2A deubiquitinase MYSM1 isoform X1 → MADELDVVDIEGDECDPDLGDFGDRAALLQNQYMQSAWKTNTGVLPWELDHSISAENREVIENMLMEEQYYLTGKEMPESVWSNAPPNPKPKLKRSPAKSSASGSSTATRWSQQEKVLFETGLAQFGRRWTKISKLVGSRTVFQVKSYARQYFKHKVKSEGNTTAVAPPTAPVVLGHVPETSSAFSTSGLSVPSHLSALTNVVRIERLGDEEEEEVDITDDLSDEGGSGGGVGVIGENRRIEGKGEDLQAGVHTETCEPGAPEELDNQGETHQDLSNQTLPSLGETDQEQPNCSPPSSLTTPSPCLAVQAPSGQCEGGTAEPQRDPVESGEETGGSRWTETGEGEESEEEEEELKYPEQEVELDPATITEEEKQAIPEFFEGRPSKTPGRYLRIRNYILDQWLKSKPRYLNKTSVRPGLKNCGDVNCIGRIHTYLELIGAINFNCDQAVYNRPRMVDRSKPRDSRDALEYQLAQRLQSMRTRKRRVRDVWGNWRDAKDLEGQTYEHLSAEELALRREEMRRQSKPCKVSRHRRLLDPFQLIPCRVFGEDRPEPFQVIVCAEALLVMDMHAHVSMGEVIGLLGGAYSEEDKVLKIFAAEPCNSVSTGLQCEMDPLSQTQACEMLSSLGSAVVGWYHSHPTFHPNPSLRDIHTQDQFQSYFSRGGAPFIGMIVSPFDPANPSPRSQTTCLMVREDQGPTGPQKLPYRFDYQCSQQQPDWGQLMRRAEWIICKYKHAHGSVQMDRLFRRDSHLTCLEKMMASLGRYLEPLPEEGGPFLSQIHALFQSHFVSQQPRDQDESGTSGSPEPINAHAFPFAQPINVSLTGDTGTQENWENESVSPTDNLETPNIKTINSHQAKEEISHPIRFGSVLLTGHDYLF
- the LOC112248800 gene encoding histone H2A deubiquitinase MYSM1 isoform X3 — encoded protein: MFCYGPGDFGDRAALLQNQYMQSAWKTNTGVLPWELDHSISAENREVIENMLMEEQYYLTGKEMPESVWSNAPPNPKPKLKRSPAKSSASGSSTATRWSQQEKVLFETGLAQFGRRWTKISKLVGSRTVFQVKSYARQYFKHKVKSEGNTTAVAPPTAPVVLGHVPETSSAFSTSGLSVPSHLSALTNVVRIERLGDEEEEEVDITDDLSDEGGSGGGVGVIGENRRIEGKGEDLQAGVHTETCEPGAPEELDNQGETHQDLSNQTLPSLGETDQEQPNCSPPSSLTTPSPCLAVQAPSGQCEGGTAEPQRDPVESGEETGGSRWTETGEGEESEEEEEELKYPEQEVELDPATITEEEKQAIPEFFEGRPSKTPGRYLRIRNYILDQWLKSKPRYLNKTSVRPGLKNCGDVNCIGRIHTYLELIGAINFNCDQAVYNRPRMVDRSKPRDSRDALEYQLAQRLQSMRTRKRRVRDVWGNWRDAKDLEGQTYEHLSAEELALRREEMRRQSKPCKVSRHRRLLDPFQLIPCRVFGEDRPEPFQVIVCAEALLVMDMHAHVSMGEVIGLLGGAYSEEDKVLKIFAAEPCNSVSTGLQCEMDPLSQTQACEMLSSLGSAVVGWYHSHPTFHPNPSLRDIHTQDQFQSYFSRGGAPFIGMIVSPFDPANPSPRSQTTCLMVREDQGPTGPQKLPYRFDYQCSQQQPDWGQLMRRAEWIICKYKHAHGSVQMDRLFRRDSHLTCLEKMMASLGRYLEPLPEEGGPFLSQIHALFQSHFVSQQPRDQDESGTSGSPEPINAHAFPFAQPINVSLTGDTGTQENWENESVSPTDNLETPNIKTINSHQAKEEISHPIRFGSVLLTGHDYLF
- the LOC112248800 gene encoding histone H2A deubiquitinase MYSM1 isoform X2, which codes for MADELDVVDIEGDECDPDLGDFGDRAALLQNQYMQSAWKTNTGVLPWELDHSISAENREVIENMLMEEQYYLTGKEMPESVWSNAPPNPKPKLKRSPAKSSASGSSTATRWSQQEKAQFGRRWTKISKLVGSRTVFQVKSYARQYFKHKVKSEGNTTAVAPPTAPVVLGHVPETSSAFSTSGLSVPSHLSALTNVVRIERLGDEEEEEVDITDDLSDEGGSGGGVGVIGENRRIEGKGEDLQAGVHTETCEPGAPEELDNQGETHQDLSNQTLPSLGETDQEQPNCSPPSSLTTPSPCLAVQAPSGQCEGGTAEPQRDPVESGEETGGSRWTETGEGEESEEEEEELKYPEQEVELDPATITEEEKQAIPEFFEGRPSKTPGRYLRIRNYILDQWLKSKPRYLNKTSVRPGLKNCGDVNCIGRIHTYLELIGAINFNCDQAVYNRPRMVDRSKPRDSRDALEYQLAQRLQSMRTRKRRVRDVWGNWRDAKDLEGQTYEHLSAEELALRREEMRRQSKPCKVSRHRRLLDPFQLIPCRVFGEDRPEPFQVIVCAEALLVMDMHAHVSMGEVIGLLGGAYSEEDKVLKIFAAEPCNSVSTGLQCEMDPLSQTQACEMLSSLGSAVVGWYHSHPTFHPNPSLRDIHTQDQFQSYFSRGGAPFIGMIVSPFDPANPSPRSQTTCLMVREDQGPTGPQKLPYRFDYQCSQQQPDWGQLMRRAEWIICKYKHAHGSVQMDRLFRRDSHLTCLEKMMASLGRYLEPLPEEGGPFLSQIHALFQSHFVSQQPRDQDESGTSGSPEPINAHAFPFAQPINVSLTGDTGTQENWENESVSPTDNLETPNIKTINSHQAKEEISHPIRFGSVLLTGHDYLF